The DNA sequence CCCGGTGCGGTCGTTGCTGCTGCTGGGCGGCGCCGCGCTGGCGGTCAGTGTGGCGCAGTTGCCGCGCAGCCTGATCGGCGCGATGGGGCTATTGCTGGTTGGCGGGGCCCTGCTGGCCGTGTTTCTGGTCGTGGACCGGCGCTCGTCGTCGGCGGTGCTGCCGTCCAGCGCGTTCCAGCCGGGCCGGGAGAAGTGGATCTACCTGACGTTGGGCCTGCTGATGGCCACCACAAAGGCCAACCTGTACATCCCGCTGCTCGGGCAGCGGCTGGCCCACCTGCCGCCGGTGATGGCCGGCTTCCTGGGCGCCGCGTTGTCGACCGGTTGGACCTTCAGCGAGATCGCCAGCGCGTCGGTGAGCAAGGTACGGGTGGTCATCGGCCTGGTGATCAGCGCGCCGCTGGTGATGTCGGCGGGTTTGGCGGTGGTCGCGTTCGCCCGGATGAGCCACTACAACCCGACCGCGGTCGGCGCGATCTGGGCGCTGGCACTGCTGGTCGTCGGCATCGGCGTCGGCGCCGGCTGGCCGCACCTGTCGGCGTGGGCGATGAGCTGCGTCGACGATCCCGCTGAGGGTGGGACCGCGGCCGCTGCCGTCAACACCGTGACGCTGATCGGTGGCGCGTTCGGCGCGGGGATCGCCGGCCTGGTGGTCAACACCGCGATGAGCGCCGGCCAACCCGCGGCCCGCTGGCTGTTTGCGATCTTCGCTGTGCTCGCCGCAATGGGATTCGTGGTCGCCTATCGGGCCAGCCGGGGTGCCGAACCCCTTCCGACCGCCTCTTGAGTGCGCCGATCACCGGGTGGCCTTGATCACCTGGGCGAAGGTGAACTGCCAGCGTTCGACGACGTGGAAGCGCAGCGCGTGCAGCATCTGGCCGTCGGGTGTGCGGGCGAAGCGGGCGCCTACCGGCAGCGCCACGGCCGCCTGGTGGGCCGGCAGACTGCGGTCGTGATCGGTGATCGCCCAGATCGTTGGGCAGCGGTCGAATTGGTCCTTCAGTGCCGCCACCGACAGGTGCCCGTCCCACAGCCGCCCCAGGGTTTGGCGGTGCGGCCCCAGCCCGGGGTCGGTCAGCTTTGCGAACGCCTCGGGGCGCGCGGCGGTCAACGCCCGGATCGGGCCGGGTAGCCACCTGGTGGTGTTGTCGATCAGCAGGCAGTCGCCGGGCTGGGCGTGCGCGACGATCACGTCGGCCGCCGCGCTGTAATCCCAGCCTTTTTCTTTGGTGTAGCGATCACGTTGATTGGCAACGTAATTGGGCATCGCTGCGATTGCCAGCAGGGCGATAACGCCGATCAGGGCGCGGCGCGAAGTGGCGATCGTGGTGACCGTGATCGCCAGCGCGATCGCCATCGCCGGAGCCGTGCTGATCAAATACCGCGGGTAATAAACTGGTTTCACCAGCACCGAATAGGCCAGCGTGGCCAGGGTCG is a window from the Mycobacterium sp. SVM_VP21 genome containing:
- a CDS encoding MFS transporter, giving the protein MTETVVHDSAVSTGSWRELLGRRYLGTAAVLAGGVALYATNEFLTISLLPNTIKDIGGERFYAWVTTLYLVGSVIAAAAANAVLVRVGSRSAYLLGLLSFGLGTVLCALAPQMEVLLIGRTLQGMGGGLLAGLGWALINAVLPSWLWTRASGLVSAMWGVGTLVGPAAGGLFAQFGIWRWAFGLMAILTVAMGVAVSVVLPAGGTGHRGESVKFPVRSLLLLGGAALAVSVAQLPRSLIGAMGLLLVGGALLAVFLVVDRRSSSAVLPSSAFQPGREKWIYLTLGLLMATTKANLYIPLLGQRLAHLPPVMAGFLGAALSTGWTFSEIASASVSKVRVVIGLVISAPLVMSAGLAVVAFARMSHYNPTAVGAIWALALLVVGIGVGAGWPHLSAWAMSCVDDPAEGGTAAAAVNTVTLIGGAFGAGIAGLVVNTAMSAGQPAARWLFAIFAVLAAMGFVVAYRASRGAEPLPTAS